The following proteins are encoded in a genomic region of Bradyrhizobium sp. SK17:
- a CDS encoding acyl-CoA dehydrogenase family protein, whose amino-acid sequence MKHAYVPRTTNYTLNPGDELNDLRMSDKVRPLYDHVKQFIRDTVDPMSVEFYRAGEKKTNRWSFTDEQLAILQKAKDKAKEVGLWNFFLPDAETGDGLNNLDYAYIAAELGKSPLASETMNCSAPDTGNMEVLERVGTKAQKEKWLKPLLNGEIRSAYAMTEPNVASSDAKNISTTAKLVGDEWVINGEKYYISGAGDPRCKIMIVMVKTNPDAAPSKQQSQILVPIDTPGVEILGPMHVFGHDHAPRGHMHLRFNNCRVPKENMLLGEGRGFEISQVRLGPGRIHHCMRTIGKAEKALDMMVQRGLTREAFGKKIAHLGGNMQIIAQARCEIEAMRLMVLKAAKAMDVLGNKEARVWVSMVKAMVPERACKVIDQAIQMHGATGISQWSPLGEMYQDVRHLRFADGPDEVHWMVVGRHELSMT is encoded by the coding sequence ATGAAACATGCCTATGTGCCGCGCACCACGAACTACACGCTCAACCCGGGCGACGAGCTCAACGACCTCCGGATGTCGGACAAGGTTCGCCCGCTCTACGACCACGTGAAGCAGTTCATCCGCGACACCGTCGACCCGATGTCGGTCGAGTTCTATCGCGCCGGCGAGAAGAAGACCAACCGCTGGAGCTTCACCGACGAGCAGCTCGCGATCCTGCAGAAGGCCAAGGACAAGGCCAAGGAAGTCGGCCTCTGGAACTTCTTCCTGCCCGACGCCGAGACCGGCGACGGCCTCAACAACCTCGACTACGCCTATATCGCCGCCGAGCTCGGCAAGAGCCCGCTGGCGTCCGAGACCATGAACTGCTCGGCGCCCGACACCGGCAACATGGAAGTGCTGGAGCGGGTCGGCACCAAGGCGCAGAAGGAGAAGTGGCTGAAGCCATTGCTCAACGGCGAGATCCGCTCGGCCTACGCAATGACCGAGCCGAACGTCGCCTCCTCCGACGCCAAGAACATCTCGACCACCGCGAAGCTGGTCGGCGACGAGTGGGTGATCAACGGCGAGAAGTACTACATCTCCGGCGCCGGCGACCCGCGCTGCAAGATCATGATCGTGATGGTGAAGACCAATCCCGATGCCGCACCCAGCAAGCAGCAGTCGCAGATCCTGGTGCCGATCGACACCCCCGGCGTCGAGATCCTTGGGCCCATGCACGTGTTCGGCCACGACCACGCGCCGCGCGGCCACATGCATCTGCGCTTCAACAATTGCAGGGTGCCGAAGGAGAACATGCTGCTCGGCGAGGGCCGCGGCTTCGAGATCTCGCAGGTTCGCCTCGGACCGGGACGCATCCATCACTGCATGCGCACCATCGGCAAGGCCGAGAAGGCGCTCGACATGATGGTGCAGCGCGGCCTGACCCGCGAAGCGTTCGGCAAGAAGATCGCCCATCTCGGCGGCAATATGCAGATCATCGCCCAGGCGCGCTGCGAAATCGAGGCGATGCGGCTGATGGTGCTGAAGGCGGCCAAGGCGATGGACGTGCTCGGCAACAAGGAAGCCCGCGTCTGGGTGTCGATGGTCAAGGCGATGGTGCCCGAGCGCGCCTGCAAGGTGATCGACCAGGCGATCCAGATGCACGGCGCCACCGGCATCTCGCAGTGGTCGCCGCTCGGCGAGATGTACCAGGACGTCCGCCATCTCCGCTTCGCCGACGGTCCGGACGAGGTGCACTGGATGGTGGTCGGCCGCCACGAACTGAGCATGACGTAA
- the yghU gene encoding glutathione-dependent disulfide-bond oxidoreductase, with amino-acid sequence MTDTPAYEPPKVWTWNKESGGRFASINRPIAGPTHDKELPVGRHPLQLYSLATPNGVKVTVMLEELLAAGHTGAEYDAWLIKIDGNQFGSGFVGVNPNSKIPALMDHSGAEPIRVFESGSILVYLAEKFGAFLPTDVKTRAETFSWLFWQMGAAPYLGGGFGHFYAYAPTKIEYAIDRFAMEVKRQLDVLERRLADNEYLAGDVYTIADMAVWPWYGGLAKGLLYGAGEFLSVQDYKNVQRWTDAIAARPAVKRGRMVNRTWGEPSSQLHERHDASDFETRTQDKIGEPASS; translated from the coding sequence GTGACCGACACCCCTGCCTACGAGCCGCCGAAAGTCTGGACCTGGAACAAGGAGAGCGGCGGCCGCTTCGCCAGCATCAACCGGCCGATCGCCGGTCCGACCCATGACAAGGAGCTGCCGGTCGGCCGCCATCCGCTGCAACTCTACTCGCTGGCGACACCGAACGGGGTGAAGGTCACCGTGATGCTAGAAGAGTTGCTGGCTGCCGGCCACACGGGTGCGGAATACGACGCCTGGCTGATCAAGATCGACGGCAACCAGTTCGGCAGCGGCTTCGTTGGCGTCAATCCGAACTCGAAGATCCCGGCGCTGATGGATCACAGCGGAGCGGAGCCGATCAGGGTGTTCGAGTCGGGCTCGATCCTGGTCTATCTGGCGGAAAAATTCGGCGCGTTCCTGCCGACCGACGTCAAGACCCGCGCCGAAACCTTCTCCTGGCTGTTCTGGCAGATGGGTGCCGCACCCTATCTCGGCGGCGGCTTCGGGCACTTCTATGCCTATGCGCCGACCAAGATCGAATATGCCATCGACCGCTTCGCGATGGAGGTGAAGCGCCAGCTCGACGTGCTCGAGCGCCGGCTCGCCGACAACGAGTATCTCGCCGGTGACGTCTACACCATCGCCGACATGGCGGTGTGGCCCTGGTATGGCGGGCTCGCCAAGGGCCTGCTCTACGGCGCCGGCGAATTCCTCTCGGTGCAGGACTACAAGAACGTGCAGCGCTGGACCGACGCGATCGCGGCACGGCCCGCGGTGAAGCGCGGCCGCATGGTCAACCGCACCTGGGGCGAGCCGTCGAGCCAGCTCCACGAGCGCCATGACGCCAGCGATTTCGAGACCAGGACGCAGGACAAGATCGGGGAGCCGGCGTCGTCGTAA
- a CDS encoding nitronate monooxygenase translates to MKSPICDMLGIEFPLLAFSHCRDVVAAVSRAGGFGVFGATRYLPETLEQELKWIDAHVDGKPYGIDVLIPENISTAGEKNVTWKSLEKRVSKEHRDFTRNLLKKYDIELTAQSVADNQPQPFDAETALQLLEVSFRHPIRLIANALGVPPRAMIEMGRKHNVPVAALIGSKEHALRQVAAGVDILVAQGTEAGGHCGEVSTMVLVPEVIKAVKKIRDVPVLAAGGIMTGSQMAACMAMGAAGAWTGSVWLATVESETSEIFREKMIAASSRDAIRSKGRTGKPARQLRSVWTDAWDRSPESPGALPMPLQSIISRDAFNAIDRAAEAGNEKARDLVSYFVGQGVGLVDSVKSAGAVVQEFKEDFVEAVEHMNALVAE, encoded by the coding sequence ATGAAGTCACCGATCTGCGACATGCTGGGGATCGAATTCCCCCTGCTCGCTTTCAGCCATTGCCGCGACGTGGTCGCAGCGGTCAGCCGCGCCGGCGGCTTCGGCGTGTTCGGCGCGACCCGGTACCTGCCGGAAACGCTGGAGCAGGAATTGAAATGGATCGACGCGCATGTCGACGGCAAGCCCTACGGCATCGACGTGCTGATCCCCGAGAACATCTCGACCGCCGGCGAGAAGAACGTCACCTGGAAGAGCCTGGAGAAACGCGTCTCCAAGGAGCACCGCGACTTCACCCGCAATCTCTTGAAGAAATACGACATCGAGCTCACGGCGCAGAGCGTCGCCGACAACCAGCCGCAACCGTTCGATGCCGAGACCGCGCTGCAATTGCTCGAGGTCTCGTTCCGCCATCCGATCAGGCTGATCGCCAACGCGCTCGGCGTGCCGCCGCGGGCGATGATCGAGATGGGCCGCAAGCACAACGTGCCGGTCGCAGCCCTGATCGGCTCCAAGGAGCACGCGCTGCGCCAGGTCGCGGCCGGCGTCGATATCCTGGTCGCGCAGGGCACCGAGGCCGGCGGCCATTGCGGCGAGGTCTCGACCATGGTGCTGGTGCCCGAGGTGATCAAGGCGGTGAAGAAGATCCGCGACGTGCCGGTGCTCGCCGCCGGCGGCATCATGACCGGCAGCCAGATGGCCGCCTGCATGGCGATGGGCGCGGCCGGCGCCTGGACCGGCTCGGTGTGGCTTGCCACCGTGGAGTCGGAGACCTCCGAGATCTTCCGCGAGAAGATGATCGCGGCCTCCTCGCGTGACGCGATCCGCTCCAAGGGCCGCACTGGCAAGCCCGCGCGGCAACTCCGTTCGGTCTGGACCGACGCCTGGGACCGTTCGCCGGAAAGCCCCGGCGCGCTGCCGATGCCGCTGCAAAGCATCATCAGCCGCGACGCCTTCAACGCCATCGACCGCGCCGCCGAGGCCGGCAACGAGAAGGCGCGCGATCTCGTCAGCTACTTCGTCGGCCAGGGCGTCGGCCTGGTCGACAGCGTCAAGTCCGCCGGCGCCGTGGTGCAGGAGTTCAAGGAAGATTTCGTCGAGGCCGTCGAGCACATGAATGCGTTGGTGGCGGAGTAG
- a CDS encoding flavin reductase family protein, whose product MEYAASDLTQRERYKVLTSFVLPRPIAWVTSLGPDGVVNAAPFSFFNVFCEDPPLCMFAVNRRPDGREKDTMVNIQRLGEFVVNLTDEPLARAMHESSGDFPPEIGEPDYLGLKLAPSSKIAVPRLADAPFAMECRTWKLIDVNGDRELIMGEGIHFHIRDELWDDDAMRVHMDRYHPIGRMFADRYCRTDDRVVFPAAEGAKTK is encoded by the coding sequence ATGGAATACGCCGCAAGCGACCTGACCCAACGCGAACGCTACAAGGTGCTGACCTCCTTCGTGCTGCCGCGGCCAATCGCCTGGGTCACGAGCCTCGGCCCGGACGGCGTGGTCAATGCGGCACCGTTCTCGTTCTTCAACGTGTTCTGCGAGGATCCGCCGCTCTGCATGTTCGCGGTCAATCGTCGGCCGGATGGGCGTGAGAAGGACACCATGGTCAACATCCAGCGCCTGGGCGAATTCGTGGTCAACCTGACCGACGAGCCCCTGGCGCGCGCCATGCACGAGAGCTCGGGCGACTTTCCGCCGGAGATCGGCGAACCTGATTACCTCGGCCTCAAGCTCGCGCCGTCCAGCAAGATCGCGGTGCCCCGGCTTGCCGACGCGCCGTTCGCGATGGAGTGCAGGACCTGGAAGCTGATCGACGTCAACGGCGACCGCGAGCTCATCATGGGCGAAGGCATTCACTTCCACATCCGCGACGAATTGTGGGACGATGACGCGATGCGCGTTCATATGGATCGCTATCACCCGATCGGCCGCATGTTCGCCGACCGCTACTGCCGCACCGACGACCGCGTGGTGTTTCCCGCAGCCGAAGGCGCAAAGACGAAATAG
- a CDS encoding VOC family protein, with translation MFSHVMVGTNDLDKAKSFYDALLGTIDVRPARVDGHRIMYLTKAGIFMVSKPIDGEPATHANGGTIGFACASPEQVDAWHAAGVANGGKPIEDPPGVREGGGIKLYLAYLRDLDGNKICAMHRMT, from the coding sequence ATGTTTTCACACGTGATGGTTGGCACCAACGACCTGGACAAGGCCAAGTCGTTCTATGACGCACTGCTCGGTACGATCGATGTCCGGCCGGCCCGGGTCGACGGTCACCGCATCATGTACCTCACCAAGGCCGGCATCTTCATGGTCTCCAAGCCGATCGACGGCGAACCGGCGACGCATGCCAATGGCGGCACGATCGGCTTTGCCTGCGCTTCGCCCGAGCAGGTCGATGCCTGGCACGCGGCCGGTGTCGCCAACGGCGGCAAGCCTATCGAGGATCCGCCGGGCGTGCGGGAAGGCGGCGGCATCAAGCTCTACCTCGCTTACTTGCGCGATCTCGACGGCAACAAGATCTGCGCGATGCATCGGATGACCTGA
- a CDS encoding GNAT family N-acetyltransferase, with product MTEAFHDNTAQSRFELAVDGHIAFVVYRKTPDTITLVHTEVPPELGGRGIGSKLARATLDAVRAQKIKLVVKCEFIQGFMMKNPEYDDLLS from the coding sequence ATGACTGAAGCATTCCACGACAACACGGCGCAGAGCCGGTTCGAGCTCGCCGTCGACGGCCACATCGCCTTCGTGGTCTACCGCAAGACGCCGGATACGATCACGCTGGTCCACACCGAAGTGCCGCCGGAGCTTGGCGGCCGCGGCATCGGCTCCAAGCTCGCCCGCGCCACGCTCGACGCCGTGCGTGCGCAGAAGATCAAGCTCGTCGTAAAATGTGAGTTCATCCAGGGCTTCATGATGAAGAACCCGGAGTATGACGATTTATTGAGCTAA